A part of candidate division Zixibacteria bacterium HGW-Zixibacteria-1 genomic DNA contains:
- the msrB gene encoding peptide-methionine (R)-S-oxide reductase, protein MIISFLERDSAGMMSAVADNAVTSDSSKGEKMPDKIVKTDEEWKKLLTPEQYRVVREKGTEAPFTGKYYKTKEAGVYVCAACGNELFTSDTKYDSGCGWPSFYKPAIEANIETHSDSSLGMRRTEIVCSRCGAHLGHVFDDGPKPTGLRYCVNSASLNFEKASDK, encoded by the coding sequence ATGATAATTTCATTTCTGGAGCGGGATTCGGCCGGGATGATGTCGGCTGTCGCTGACAATGCTGTCACAAGCGATAGTTCCAAAGGAGAAAAAATGCCCGATAAAATAGTCAAAACCGATGAAGAATGGAAAAAGCTGCTGACGCCCGAGCAATACCGGGTTGTCCGTGAAAAAGGGACCGAAGCTCCGTTCACCGGAAAATATTACAAAACCAAAGAAGCCGGCGTTTATGTCTGTGCCGCCTGCGGGAATGAATTGTTTACATCCGACACTAAGTATGATTCCGGATGCGGCTGGCCGAGTTTTTACAAACCGGCCATCGAAGCCAACATCGAAACACATTCCGACAGCAGTCTGGGTATGCGGCGGACCGAAATTGTCTGCAGCCGGTGTGGAGCGCACCTGGGACATGTTTTCGATGACGGCCCGAAGCCGACCGGCCTTCGCTACTGCGTTAATTCGGCCTCCCTTAATTTTGAAAAAGCCTCCGATAAATAA
- a CDS encoding GYD family protein translates to MKTFVLMTKLASPNARLVEIGAKHKDRSWSGRAWLKEIEDKCPEIKFLAHYALMGYWDSMHIYEAPDEETAAVVSMMTRSHGAAQVESWLALPYERILKLTEDMECPKTEKTE, encoded by the coding sequence ATGAAGACCTTTGTCCTGATGACTAAACTGGCATCCCCCAATGCACGTCTGGTCGAAATCGGTGCCAAGCATAAGGATCGCTCATGGAGCGGACGCGCCTGGTTGAAAGAAATAGAGGATAAATGTCCTGAAATCAAGTTCCTGGCACATTATGCTCTGATGGGTTACTGGGATTCGATGCATATTTATGAGGCGCCTGATGAGGAAACGGCCGCAGTGGTATCCATGATGACGCGCTCTCATGGCGCCGCCCAGGTCGAAAGCTGGCTGGCTCTGCCTTATGAACGCATCCTCAAATTGACCGAAGATATGGAGTGTCCGAAAACCGAAAAAACCGAATAA